One part of the Thiomicrospira cyclica ALM1 genome encodes these proteins:
- the purH gene encoding bifunctional phosphoribosylaminoimidazolecarboxamide formyltransferase/IMP cyclohydrolase: MKPVRRALISVSDKTGIIEFAQTLSQMGVEILSTGGTYKALQQAGLVVTEVSEYTGFPEMMDGRVKTLHPKVHGGLLGRRGTDDAIMAEHGIKPIDMVVVNLYPFEATVAKTDCSLEEAIENIDIGGPTMLRSAAKNHQDVAVVTDPNDYARILGEMQANNGQLSHATRFDLAIKTFEQTARYDGAIANYFGTMFTEDNTDRFPRTFNNQFVKKQTMRYGENPHQNAAFYVERNASEASVSTATQLQGKELSFNNIADTDAALELVKTFDDIACVIVKHANPCGVAVGSNLFEAYDRAYKTDSTSAFGGIIAFNRELDAQTAQAIVDRQFVEVIIAPSVSKEAQTIVEAKKNVRLLACGELNGQQAAYDYKRVTGGLLVQDRDLGMITEADLKVVTKIAPTAEQMQDLLFAWKVAKYVKSNAIVYVKDGMTIGVGAGQMSRVYSAKIAGIKAADEGLEVAGSVMASDAFFPFRDGIDAAAAAGIKAVIHPGGSMRDEEVIAAANEHGIAMVFTGMRHFKH; encoded by the coding sequence ATGAAACCCGTTCGTCGCGCCCTAATTAGCGTATCCGACAAAACCGGCATTATTGAATTTGCCCAAACCCTAAGCCAAATGGGGGTTGAAATTTTATCAACCGGCGGCACCTACAAGGCACTGCAACAAGCAGGCCTGGTGGTGACCGAAGTATCCGAATACACCGGTTTTCCAGAAATGATGGATGGTCGCGTTAAAACTCTACACCCCAAAGTTCATGGTGGTTTATTAGGTCGCCGCGGCACCGATGATGCGATTATGGCTGAACACGGTATTAAGCCGATTGATATGGTGGTGGTGAACCTGTATCCATTTGAAGCCACGGTAGCGAAAACCGATTGTTCGTTAGAAGAGGCGATCGAAAATATCGACATCGGTGGCCCTACCATGTTGCGCTCGGCCGCCAAAAACCACCAAGATGTCGCAGTCGTCACCGATCCTAACGATTACGCGCGCATTTTAGGCGAAATGCAGGCGAACAATGGCCAACTTTCGCACGCCACCCGTTTCGATCTCGCGATTAAAACCTTTGAACAAACCGCCCGCTATGACGGCGCGATCGCCAACTATTTTGGCACCATGTTCACTGAGGACAACACCGATCGTTTCCCTCGCACCTTTAATAACCAGTTTGTGAAAAAACAAACCATGCGTTATGGTGAAAATCCGCATCAAAACGCTGCGTTTTATGTTGAGCGTAATGCATCCGAAGCCTCGGTTTCGACCGCAACCCAGCTGCAAGGCAAAGAATTATCCTTTAACAATATCGCCGATACCGATGCCGCATTGGAATTGGTTAAAACCTTTGATGACATCGCCTGCGTAATTGTTAAACACGCCAACCCCTGTGGTGTTGCGGTAGGCAGTAACCTATTTGAGGCCTATGACCGTGCCTACAAAACCGACTCAACTTCTGCGTTCGGCGGCATTATTGCCTTTAACCGCGAGTTAGACGCGCAAACTGCGCAAGCGATTGTTGATCGCCAATTTGTCGAAGTGATTATTGCACCAAGCGTCAGCAAAGAAGCACAAACCATCGTTGAGGCGAAGAAGAACGTGCGCTTACTGGCCTGTGGTGAATTAAATGGTCAACAAGCCGCTTATGACTACAAACGCGTGACCGGCGGGCTATTAGTCCAGGATCGTGACTTGGGCATGATCACCGAAGCTGATTTAAAGGTCGTGACTAAAATTGCCCCAACGGCAGAACAAATGCAAGACTTGTTATTTGCCTGGAAAGTGGCCAAATACGTGAAATCGAATGCGATTGTCTATGTTAAAGACGGCATGACCATTGGGGTCGGCGCCGGACAAATGAGCCGCGTGTATAGCGCCAAAATCGCCGGCATTAAAGCGGCGGATGAAGGCTTAGAAGTGGCTGGCTCGGTGATGGCATCTGATGCCTTCTTCCCCTTCCGTGATGGTATCGATGCCGCAGCCGCAGCTGGCATTAAAGCGGTCATCCATCCGGGTGGTTCCATGCGTGATGAAGAAGTCATTGCAGCCGCCAACGAACATGGCATTGCGATGGTGTTTACCGGTATGCGCCACTTCAAACACTAA
- a CDS encoding helix-turn-helix domain-containing protein has protein sequence MLKPLPLENHLIDSLDYYFNTLEGEKVSNLHAMVIQQVEKPLIEYVLAQTAGNQSQTAAMLGINRNTLRKKMQHYNLMPSND, from the coding sequence ATGCTAAAACCCTTACCTCTTGAAAATCATTTAATTGATAGTCTCGACTACTACTTTAATACCCTTGAAGGCGAAAAAGTCAGTAATCTTCATGCCATGGTCATTCAACAAGTTGAAAAACCACTGATTGAATATGTCCTTGCCCAAACCGCTGGCAATCAATCACAAACCGCTGCAATGCTTGGCATTAACCGCAATACCCTGCGCAAAAAGATGCAACACTACAATCTTATGCCTTCTAATGACTAA
- the dusB gene encoding tRNA dihydrouridine synthase DusB, with translation MTWQLGPYQLPNQLVLAPMAGLSDSALRQICYQQGAGYTIGEMLSAQTHLWESRKSATRQVNLADPEPRAIQLLGIDPITLADAAQRQVEQGAQVIDLNLGCPAKKVCQQAAGSALLAYPEQVTKIFQAVVAAVSVPVTVKIRTGIDAEHKNALTIAQIAQDSGLAAVTVHGRTRADKFNGHAEYDTIALIKQQLSIPVIANGDICSAEQAQFVLNYTNADAIMLGRGVLGRPWLFKQIQNWITRKVHLADPSWPIKQQIIAEHLQAIYQLYGDEQGVRMARKHLGWYAQYLPAGDRLRQSFNRLTKTTEQQACILDYFDALDTRLELEPC, from the coding sequence ATGACCTGGCAACTCGGACCCTACCAACTCCCCAATCAGCTCGTTTTAGCTCCAATGGCGGGTCTCAGCGATAGCGCTTTGCGACAAATTTGCTATCAACAAGGGGCAGGGTATACGATTGGGGAAATGCTCAGCGCCCAAACCCATCTTTGGGAAAGTCGTAAATCGGCCACGCGCCAAGTCAATCTCGCTGATCCAGAACCCCGAGCCATTCAATTACTCGGTATCGACCCAATAACCCTAGCTGATGCCGCGCAACGCCAAGTGGAACAAGGTGCCCAAGTTATTGATCTCAACCTTGGGTGCCCGGCCAAAAAAGTCTGTCAACAAGCGGCGGGGTCTGCTTTGCTGGCCTATCCTGAACAAGTCACCAAAATTTTTCAGGCCGTAGTTGCTGCGGTCTCTGTGCCAGTGACGGTTAAGATTCGAACCGGCATTGATGCGGAACATAAAAATGCCCTAACCATTGCTCAGATTGCCCAAGATAGCGGGCTAGCCGCTGTTACGGTGCATGGTCGAACCCGAGCGGATAAATTTAATGGCCATGCCGAATACGACACCATTGCTCTCATAAAACAGCAACTATCTATTCCAGTCATAGCTAATGGTGATATTTGTTCTGCCGAACAAGCGCAATTTGTATTAAACTATACGAATGCTGATGCGATAATGCTAGGCCGAGGTGTGCTGGGTCGGCCTTGGTTATTCAAACAAATCCAGAACTGGATTACCCGAAAAGTCCACTTAGCAGACCCAAGTTGGCCAATCAAGCAACAGATAATAGCGGAACACCTTCAAGCTATTTATCAACTCTATGGTGATGAGCAGGGTGTTCGAATGGCCCGGAAACACCTGGGTTGGTATGCTCAGTATTTGCCTGCTGGCGATCGCCTACGTCAAAGCTTTAATCGCTTGACGAAGACAACAGAACAACAAGCCTGCATCCTCGATTATTTTGATGCGTTAGACACTAGACTAGAATTAGAACCATGCTAA
- the prmA gene encoding 50S ribosomal protein L11 methyltransferase, with protein MAWIQITSIVAETEAEPLSDALMELGALSVTFAETGEQEIFEPDIGTTPIWQQTRVLGLFDAQINSAECLLGLTQLMPELSPSQFKVELIEDKDWVREWMDQFQPMLFGENLWIVPSWLPAPNPAATNLLLDPGLAFGTGTHPTTAMCLGWLDNNPPVSKSVIDYGCGSGILAIAAAKLGASSVFATDIDPQAITATLDNAQRNQVNLQAGLVKEIRLPTSELILANILAGPLAELAPILSQHLQIDGQLVLSGLLVSQAETLIACYQDVGIHMQLVNQHEDWALLVGVKTAKNP; from the coding sequence ATGGCTTGGATTCAAATCACTAGTATCGTCGCTGAAACCGAAGCGGAACCCCTTTCAGATGCACTGATGGAGCTAGGCGCGCTATCAGTGACCTTTGCAGAAACCGGCGAGCAAGAAATATTTGAACCCGATATTGGCACAACACCCATTTGGCAACAAACCCGAGTGTTGGGATTATTTGATGCCCAAATCAATAGCGCCGAGTGTTTACTAGGTCTCACCCAACTTATGCCGGAACTTTCACCCAGCCAATTTAAAGTCGAATTGATTGAAGACAAGGATTGGGTGCGCGAATGGATGGATCAATTCCAACCCATGCTGTTTGGTGAGAATTTATGGATCGTGCCCAGTTGGTTACCGGCACCTAATCCAGCTGCCACAAACCTCCTCCTCGACCCCGGTCTAGCATTTGGTACAGGCACACATCCAACCACCGCCATGTGCTTAGGTTGGTTGGATAACAACCCACCAGTCAGCAAATCCGTAATTGATTATGGTTGCGGCTCGGGTATTTTAGCGATTGCAGCGGCTAAACTGGGTGCCAGTAGCGTCTTCGCTACCGACATTGATCCTCAAGCTATTACCGCAACGCTAGACAATGCCCAGCGTAATCAAGTCAATCTGCAAGCGGGCCTGGTTAAGGAAATAAGGCTACCAACATCAGAGCTGATTCTAGCTAATATTTTGGCGGGGCCATTAGCCGAACTCGCGCCAATTTTAAGCCAGCATCTGCAAATTGATGGTCAATTGGTACTTTCCGGTTTACTGGTCAGCCAGGCAGAAACATTAATAGCTTGCTATCAAGACGTGGGTATTCACATGCAATTAGTCAATCAACATGAGGACTGGGCGCTATTAGTCGGTGTTAAAACCGCCAAGAACCCTTAG
- the accC gene encoding acetyl-CoA carboxylase biotin carboxylase subunit, whose protein sequence is MDKLLIANRGEIALRVLRACKQLGIKTVAVHSTADANLKHVLMADETVCIGPAASAQSYLHIPAIISAAEVTDAEAIHPGYGFLSENADFADRVEESGFIFVGPKGDTIRMMGDKVQAIRAMKAAGVPTVPGSGGPLGDNAETNLRIAKEIGYPVIIKASGGGGGRGMRVVHTEGSLLKSIQLTKQEAGAAFNNPEVYMEKFLENPRHIEIQILADGQGNAIHLGERDCSMQRRHQKVVEEAPAPGVTEEQRSRIGAICAKACVDINYRGAGTFEFLYENGEFYFIEMNTRLQVEHPVTEQVTGIDLVKAQIEIAMGRPLSIKQSDVKITGHAIECRINAENPAKNFMPSPGKIERLHLPGGPGVRIDTHIYTGYTVPPHYDSMIAKVICSGADRDTAIARMRTALSEMAIKGIESNIELQREIMSDQGFAEGGRNIHYLEDRLEHLV, encoded by the coding sequence ATGGATAAACTTCTTATCGCTAATCGCGGCGAAATTGCCCTTCGGGTACTTCGAGCCTGTAAACAACTCGGTATTAAAACGGTTGCCGTTCACTCAACCGCTGATGCGAATTTAAAGCACGTTCTCATGGCTGATGAAACTGTGTGCATTGGTCCTGCTGCGTCGGCACAAAGCTATCTTCATATACCCGCAATTATTTCAGCCGCTGAGGTTACCGATGCCGAAGCCATTCACCCAGGTTATGGTTTTTTATCTGAAAATGCTGACTTTGCGGATCGTGTTGAGGAAAGTGGCTTTATTTTTGTCGGCCCAAAAGGTGACACGATTCGCATGATGGGCGATAAAGTCCAGGCGATTCGCGCTATGAAAGCCGCGGGCGTTCCAACCGTACCTGGTTCTGGTGGCCCTTTGGGCGATAATGCTGAAACCAATCTGCGTATTGCTAAAGAGATTGGTTATCCGGTAATTATTAAAGCGTCTGGTGGTGGTGGCGGTCGTGGCATGCGCGTTGTCCATACCGAAGGTAGCTTGCTCAAGTCGATTCAACTGACCAAGCAAGAGGCCGGAGCAGCGTTTAATAATCCTGAAGTTTATATGGAAAAGTTTTTAGAAAATCCACGCCATATTGAGATTCAAATTTTAGCCGACGGTCAAGGCAATGCGATTCATCTTGGTGAACGAGATTGCTCGATGCAACGTCGCCATCAAAAAGTGGTCGAAGAAGCACCGGCACCAGGAGTAACTGAAGAACAGCGCAGCAGAATCGGCGCCATCTGCGCCAAGGCTTGCGTAGATATAAACTATCGCGGGGCAGGCACCTTCGAATTTTTGTATGAAAATGGTGAATTTTACTTCATAGAAATGAATACTCGCTTGCAGGTTGAACACCCTGTCACAGAACAAGTTACTGGCATTGACCTCGTAAAAGCGCAGATTGAGATTGCCATGGGCCGTCCACTAAGCATTAAACAATCCGATGTTAAAATTACCGGCCATGCGATTGAATGTCGTATTAATGCTGAAAACCCCGCCAAAAACTTTATGCCCTCGCCCGGCAAAATTGAGCGTTTGCATTTACCCGGTGGTCCAGGTGTGCGTATCGACACCCATATTTATACTGGCTACACCGTTCCGCCACACTATGACTCGATGATTGCCAAAGTAATATGCTCCGGTGCCGATCGCGATACCGCGATCGCACGGATGCGGACTGCCTTGTCCGAAATGGCGATTAAGGGCATCGAATCAAACATTGAATTGCAACGTGAAATTATGAGTGATCAAGGTTTTGCCGAAGGTGGCCGCAATATTCATTATCTTGAAGATCGGCTTGAGCATTTGGTGTAA
- the accB gene encoding acetyl-CoA carboxylase biotin carboxyl carrier protein translates to MDIRSIRKLIEIVEESNIDEIEIQEGEHSVRITRNKEPVYMSAPAAMHYQAAPAANPSPAAAAPSAPIPVATPEPAGTKITSPMVGTFYAAPSPTAGPFISIGDSVAVGDTLCIIEAMKIMNPIEAEVSGTVKQILIQNGDPVEFGQTLFIVE, encoded by the coding sequence ATGGATATTCGCTCAATCCGCAAGCTCATTGAAATTGTTGAAGAATCAAACATTGATGAAATTGAAATTCAAGAAGGTGAACATTCAGTGCGGATTACCCGTAACAAAGAACCTGTCTACATGTCCGCACCCGCTGCAATGCATTATCAAGCAGCGCCAGCGGCGAATCCATCACCGGCAGCAGCGGCCCCATCGGCACCAATACCCGTAGCCACGCCTGAACCAGCAGGTACCAAAATTACCTCACCCATGGTTGGTACCTTCTATGCCGCGCCGTCACCAACAGCAGGTCCTTTTATTAGCATTGGCGATTCTGTTGCCGTCGGCGATACCTTATGTATTATTGAGGCAATGAAAATCATGAACCCTATTGAAGCCGAAGTTTCGGGCACCGTAAAACAAATTCTGATTCAGAATGGTGATCCGGTTGAGTTTGGCCAAACCTTATTTATTGTGGAGTAA
- the aroQ gene encoding type II 3-dehydroquinate dehydratase: protein MASILVLNGPNLNMLGRREPHIYGRQTLADIIEELETIADDFAVRLWHFQSNAEHALIERIHQAMDDGTEFIIINPAAFTHTSVAIRDALAAVNIPFIEVHLSNVHKREAFRHHSYLSDSAVGVIAGLGADGYRFALEAAIKHLE from the coding sequence ATGGCAAGCATTTTGGTCCTTAACGGCCCTAACTTAAACATGCTCGGACGCCGAGAACCCCATATCTATGGCCGACAAACGCTCGCTGATATTATTGAAGAACTCGAAACCATTGCCGACGATTTTGCCGTAAGACTTTGGCATTTTCAGAGCAATGCCGAACACGCACTAATTGAGCGTATTCACCAAGCCATGGATGATGGCACTGAATTTATTATTATTAATCCAGCCGCATTTACCCATACCAGTGTCGCTATTCGTGATGCGTTGGCCGCAGTTAACATCCCCTTTATCGAAGTACACCTATCTAACGTCCATAAACGTGAAGCTTTTAGACATCACTCCTATTTATCGGATTCGGCCGTTGGTGTTATTGCCGGTTTAGGTGCCGATGGTTATCGCTTTGCACTGGAAGCCGCGATCAAACATCTCGAATAA
- the dsbD gene encoding protein-disulfide reductase DsbD: protein MKAWTYFRNPLPLLTLLITLLIIALPLKAGDDLLDPEDAFRLQPVQIIDGQLAISWQVAPGYYLYQDRLGVESNDIQLQAIQFPAAKDKNDPFFGQVKIYDTDFTLKAPYQGQAQQATLTIRYQGCSEEFGVCYPPQTQQVAVNLPATASSSSAGSAASLASEVSSLRALNDFLASQTGLTDTGLLDVDDAFAFSYTQNGEGQILANWQMADGYYLYRDKITAKVVSGQATLAGVVTPAGKMKDDPLFGQVEVYYGQGAADITLTDVQGSVVVEIGYQGCADVGVCYPPETRQVTIDGASFGTPSASSLASATAAATAAPATTSVAPSLTSAPPTDPSQMSEADRITNTLMNANLWIVVLTFFVFGLLLSLTPCVFPMIPILSSIIVGQGNQNISARKGFIISLVFVLAMAMAYTIAGVLAGIFGANLQAALQNPWVLGTFAIIFVLLALSMFGFYEIQLPSSLQSKITNLSNKQKGGSLTGVAIMGFLSALIVGPCVAPPLAGALIYIGQTGDAMLGGLALFAMSLGMGVPLLLLGASAGKLLPRAGAWMNTVKAVFGVLLLAVALWLADRVLPGWISMIGWALLFIVAAIYMGALEPIGDKSNWHKLWKGLGLSLLVTGFVILIGLAGGSRDLLQPLKVFQGGGSSAQQQAELQFEYINSLEELQARVGQGQPVMLDFYADWCVSCIEMERFTFSDAQVQAALDGVVLLKADVTANTADHRALMRELGIVGPPAILFYNPEGVEQRGQRVVGFKNATEFKATIDAALGR, encoded by the coding sequence ATGAAGGCTTGGACCTATTTTCGAAATCCCCTGCCACTTCTAACACTACTCATTACCCTGTTAATCATTGCTCTGCCACTTAAGGCCGGAGATGACTTACTTGATCCTGAAGATGCGTTTCGCCTTCAGCCTGTACAGATTATTGACGGACAGCTAGCGATTAGTTGGCAAGTAGCACCAGGTTACTACTTATATCAAGATCGATTGGGCGTGGAATCCAACGATATTCAGCTACAAGCGATTCAATTTCCAGCCGCCAAAGACAAAAATGATCCTTTCTTTGGTCAGGTAAAAATTTATGATACAGACTTCACCCTAAAAGCACCCTATCAAGGCCAGGCTCAACAAGCCACACTGACCATTCGTTATCAGGGCTGTTCCGAAGAGTTTGGGGTTTGTTATCCGCCTCAAACACAACAAGTTGCAGTTAATCTTCCGGCTACGGCTTCCTCGTCCAGCGCGGGTTCAGCGGCCAGCCTGGCAAGTGAAGTAAGCTCTCTTCGCGCACTAAATGATTTTCTTGCTAGCCAAACCGGTTTAACAGACACGGGCTTACTTGATGTCGACGACGCTTTCGCCTTTTCTTACACCCAAAATGGCGAAGGCCAAATCTTGGCTAACTGGCAAATGGCTGACGGCTATTATCTATACCGTGACAAAATCACTGCGAAGGTGGTGTCTGGCCAGGCGACCCTTGCTGGCGTAGTAACGCCGGCCGGCAAGATGAAAGATGATCCACTGTTTGGTCAAGTAGAAGTCTATTATGGACAAGGTGCCGCGGATATCACTCTAACCGATGTACAGGGTAGTGTGGTGGTTGAAATTGGTTATCAAGGCTGTGCCGATGTTGGGGTTTGTTATCCACCCGAGACACGACAGGTGACTATTGATGGCGCCAGTTTTGGCACACCCTCTGCAAGTAGTTTAGCCAGTGCCACTGCTGCGGCAACCGCGGCCCCTGCAACTACAAGTGTGGCGCCTAGCCTAACCAGTGCACCGCCAACAGACCCATCGCAAATGTCTGAAGCGGATCGCATCACCAACACCCTCATGAACGCCAATCTCTGGATTGTTGTGCTTACCTTCTTTGTATTTGGCTTGTTACTATCACTCACACCCTGCGTTTTCCCAATGATTCCGATCTTATCGAGTATCATTGTTGGTCAAGGCAATCAAAATATTTCAGCTCGTAAAGGCTTTATTATTTCGTTGGTGTTCGTACTTGCAATGGCAATGGCCTATACCATTGCCGGGGTACTAGCTGGTATTTTTGGCGCTAACCTGCAAGCGGCACTACAAAACCCTTGGGTACTCGGCACCTTTGCTATTATTTTTGTATTATTAGCGCTGTCAATGTTTGGTTTCTATGAAATCCAACTGCCTTCCAGCCTACAAAGCAAAATTACGAATTTGTCTAACAAGCAAAAAGGGGGTTCTTTAACAGGCGTTGCCATAATGGGCTTCTTATCAGCCTTAATTGTTGGCCCTTGCGTGGCCCCTCCTCTAGCCGGCGCACTCATTTATATCGGTCAAACCGGTGATGCCATGCTTGGTGGTTTAGCCCTATTTGCCATGAGCTTAGGTATGGGGGTTCCGTTACTACTGCTAGGCGCATCTGCCGGCAAGCTTTTACCTCGTGCTGGTGCTTGGATGAATACCGTCAAAGCGGTCTTTGGGGTCTTACTACTGGCCGTTGCTTTATGGTTAGCTGATCGCGTGCTACCCGGTTGGATTAGCATGATCGGCTGGGCGTTATTGTTCATTGTAGCGGCGATTTACATGGGCGCACTTGAACCCATTGGTGACAAGTCCAACTGGCACAAACTCTGGAAAGGCCTCGGTTTATCTCTGCTAGTAACCGGCTTCGTGATCCTGATTGGCTTGGCAGGCGGTTCGCGCGATTTGTTGCAACCGCTAAAAGTATTCCAAGGCGGCGGTAGCAGTGCGCAACAGCAAGCTGAGTTACAGTTTGAATACATCAATAGCCTTGAAGAACTCCAAGCACGCGTTGGGCAAGGCCAACCGGTCATGCTCGATTTTTATGCCGATTGGTGTGTCAGCTGTATTGAAATGGAGCGTTTCACCTTCAGTGATGCTCAGGTTCAAGCCGCACTCGATGGCGTTGTTTTATTAAAAGCAGATGTAACCGCTAATACAGCAGATCACCGCGCACTCATGCGTGAACTCGGTATTGTTGGTCCACCGGCTATTTTGTTCTACAACCCTGAGGGTGTAGAACAGCGTGGACAACGGGTGGTTGGCTTTAAAAACGCCACGGAGTTTAAAGCGACTATCGACGCCGCACTGGGTCGATAA
- a CDS encoding FxsA family protein yields the protein MFLYLFLIFIVTPLIELYILIEVGSAIGALPTILIIIATAALGGILMKYQGVQLVKQTQREMAQGHLPQQAALEGALIFIGGIILFLPGLVTDVIGLLLLLPPVRAKMAKLWLIRGAKRYASQQYHYTVDAEWQSRDPETGRIHHHRVHQDGPVEQETTQETASNPKIIEGEWRDEDSKKQ from the coding sequence ATGTTTTTGTATTTGTTTTTAATTTTTATTGTTACTCCATTAATAGAGTTATACATTTTGATTGAAGTTGGCAGTGCGATTGGTGCGCTACCAACCATTTTAATCATTATTGCCACCGCGGCCTTGGGCGGTATTTTAATGAAATATCAAGGTGTGCAGCTGGTCAAACAGACTCAGCGAGAAATGGCACAAGGCCATTTGCCTCAGCAAGCCGCACTTGAGGGGGCGCTGATCTTTATCGGTGGCATTATTTTGTTTTTACCAGGCCTGGTAACGGATGTTATTGGTTTGTTGTTACTGCTTCCGCCAGTTAGGGCGAAGATGGCTAAGTTGTGGTTAATTCGTGGTGCTAAGCGTTATGCCTCACAACAATATCATTATACCGTTGATGCGGAATGGCAGTCTCGCGACCCTGAGACGGGACGCATTCATCATCATCGTGTTCATCAGGACGGTCCCGTAGAGCAAGAGACAACGCAAGAAACGGCCAGCAACCCGAAAATTATTGAGGGTGAGTGGCGAGATGAGGATTCAAAAAAACAGTAA
- a CDS encoding class I SAM-dependent methyltransferase, with protein MANWSAGYAADVDYTFGYFKELNPLQIRLALLDAGVAPPEHINACELGFGQGVSINIHAAGSKTRWFGTDFSPTQAGFAQEMSHACDNQACLYDQSFAEFAQREDLPEFDFIGLHGTWTWVSDDNRKILVDFIGRKLKLGGVFYISYNTPNGWATMMPIRHLLNQYAHTMTINGDSSVNKIGQAFAFVDQLLDTNPAYLQANPGLRKTFDLVKNQNAQYLAHEYFSDDWTPMHFSDMHAWLSPIKLDYVCSANTLDQVNAINITEAEEAMIADQTNPLFRETVRDICMNQQFRKDLWIKGPKRLDKFEQMEAIFSLQLVLTELRDEVELSANGMLGPVKLKEETYSPILDFFADYQPKKLGELLQAMQPLGIGMDKVMQAMMILTGKQTLQLAQSTDEIANAKLKTDQLNHFLLKKARGRDDITVLASPVTGGGVDVQGYEMLFLLAMRFGHNTPDTIAPFAWGLLKQRGVKLHRDGQWLDTDADNLAELTKQVEFFFTEPLKLYQALGVA; from the coding sequence ATGGCAAACTGGAGTGCCGGCTACGCGGCTGATGTTGACTATACATTCGGTTATTTTAAAGAACTCAACCCCTTGCAAATCCGCTTAGCTTTATTAGATGCCGGCGTTGCACCACCCGAACATATCAATGCCTGCGAACTCGGTTTTGGTCAGGGTGTTAGTATCAACATTCATGCGGCAGGTAGTAAAACCCGCTGGTTTGGAACCGACTTTAGTCCCACGCAAGCGGGTTTTGCCCAAGAGATGAGCCACGCCTGCGACAACCAGGCCTGCTTATACGACCAATCCTTTGCTGAATTTGCACAGCGAGAAGATTTACCAGAGTTTGACTTTATTGGCCTGCATGGCACCTGGACCTGGGTATCCGATGACAACCGCAAAATCCTGGTGGATTTTATTGGCCGTAAGCTCAAACTCGGTGGCGTGTTTTACATTAGCTACAACACCCCTAATGGCTGGGCTACCATGATGCCGATTCGCCACCTGCTTAATCAATACGCCCACACTATGACTATTAATGGCGACAGCTCGGTTAATAAAATTGGTCAGGCCTTTGCATTTGTCGACCAATTGCTTGACACCAACCCGGCCTATCTTCAAGCCAATCCGGGGCTGCGTAAAACCTTTGACCTGGTTAAAAACCAAAACGCCCAGTATTTAGCCCATGAATACTTTAGTGATGATTGGACACCGATGCATTTTTCCGATATGCACGCTTGGTTAAGTCCGATTAAACTGGATTATGTGTGCTCGGCCAACACCCTCGATCAGGTCAATGCGATCAACATTACTGAAGCGGAAGAAGCGATGATTGCCGATCAAACCAATCCACTCTTTCGTGAAACCGTCCGCGATATTTGTATGAACCAACAATTCCGCAAAGATTTGTGGATTAAAGGGCCGAAGCGCTTAGATAAATTTGAACAGATGGAAGCCATCTTTAGCCTGCAACTGGTGCTTACCGAACTACGTGATGAAGTGGAGTTGAGCGCTAATGGCATGCTGGGACCCGTCAAGCTCAAAGAAGAAACCTATAGCCCTATTTTGGACTTCTTTGCCGATTACCAGCCTAAAAAGTTAGGGGAGTTACTCCAGGCTATGCAGCCTTTGGGCATAGGTATGGATAAGGTCATGCAAGCCATGATGATCTTGACTGGTAAACAAACATTGCAACTGGCACAATCAACCGATGAGATAGCCAACGCCAAGCTTAAAACCGACCAGCTCAATCACTTTTTGTTGAAAAAAGCCCGCGGGCGTGACGATATTACCGTATTGGCCAGTCCGGTAACCGGCGGCGGGGTTGATGTTCAAGGCTACGAAATGCTGTTTTTACTAGCGATGCGATTTGGTCACAATACGCCGGACACTATCGCACCGTTTGCGTGGGGGTTATTGAAGCAGCGCGGCGTTAAACTACATCGTGATGGTCAGTGGTTAGACACGGATGCCGATAACTTGGCAGAACTAACTAAGCAGGTCGAGTTTTTCTTCACCGAACCGCTAAAACTCTACCAAGCCTTGGGCGTAGCCTAA
- a CDS encoding GDCCVxC domain-containing (seleno)protein: MIEINSTLTCPECGNRKTEQMPTDACQYFYECTFCGALLKPLAGDCCVYCSYGDVPCPPIQQAPGTKSCC; encoded by the coding sequence ATGATAGAAATCAATTCAACACTGACCTGCCCTGAATGTGGCAACAGAAAAACCGAACAGATGCCAACGGATGCTTGCCAATACTTTTATGAATGCACCTTTTGTGGCGCACTCTTAAAGCCCTTAGCGGGCGACTGTTGTGTGTATTGCTCCTATGGAGATGTGCCCTGCCCACCGATTCAACAAGCACCCGGTACAAAGTCTTGCTGCTAA